The Ciconia boyciana chromosome 15, ASM3463844v1, whole genome shotgun sequence genome has a segment encoding these proteins:
- the GUCD1 gene encoding protein GUCD1 isoform X2, with the protein MVLQYLNHLDNDEFQKAIQELRLTKSIWTIDLAYLMRHFGVKHKFCTQTLGVDKGYKNQSFYRKHFDTEENRVNQLFAQAKACKVLVEKCTVTVQDIQNHLSQGHVAIVLVNAVLLLCDLCSSPVKYCCFLPIGQKCFCRNPDYQGHFIVLCGYNKASGSIYYNNPAYADRTCCTSISNFEEARTSYGTDEDILFIYTDS; encoded by the exons ATGGTGCTCCA GTACCTGAATCATTTGGACAATGATGAATTTCAGAAAGCCATCCAGGAACTCCGGTTAACAAAGAGTATCTGGACTATTGACCTGGCCTACCTAATGCGGCACTTCGGTGTTAAGCATAAATTTTGCACCCAGACGCTTGGAGTGGACAAGGGCTACAAAAATCAG TCATTTTACAGGAAGCACTTTGACACAGAAGAGAATCGTGTGAATCAGCTCTTTGCACAAGCCAAAGCCTGCAAGGTGCTGGTGGAGAAGTG cacagtAACTGTTCAAGACATCCAAAACCACCTGTCCCAAGGTCATGTAGCCATCGTCCTCGTGAATGCAGTCCTGCTATTGTGTGATCTTTGCTCAAGTCCTGTCAAATactgctgcttcctccccaTTGGGCAGAAGTGCTTCTGCAGGAATCCTGACTACCAGGGCCATTTCATTGTGTTATGTGGCTACAACAAAGCCTCAGGGAGTATTTACTACAACAACCCTGCCTATGCTGACC GAACATGTTGCACCAGCATCAGTAACTTTGAGGAAGCCAGGACAAGTTACGgcactgatgaagatattcTGTTCATCTACACAGACAGCTGA
- the GUCD1 gene encoding protein GUCD1 isoform X1: MKSPREAGEPPPVDCIQLKVPVIQQLYHWDCGLACSRMVLQYLNHLDNDEFQKAIQELRLTKSIWTIDLAYLMRHFGVKHKFCTQTLGVDKGYKNQSFYRKHFDTEENRVNQLFAQAKACKVLVEKCTVTVQDIQNHLSQGHVAIVLVNAVLLLCDLCSSPVKYCCFLPIGQKCFCRNPDYQGHFIVLCGYNKASGSIYYNNPAYADRTCCTSISNFEEARTSYGTDEDILFIYTDS, from the exons atgaaGAGCCCCCGGGAGGCCGGGGAGCCGCCGCCAG TTGACTGCATCCAGCTGAAAGTGCCAGTCATTCAGCAGTTGTACCACTGGGACTGTGGGCTAGCCTGCTCCAGGATGGTGCTCCA GTACCTGAATCATTTGGACAATGATGAATTTCAGAAAGCCATCCAGGAACTCCGGTTAACAAAGAGTATCTGGACTATTGACCTGGCCTACCTAATGCGGCACTTCGGTGTTAAGCATAAATTTTGCACCCAGACGCTTGGAGTGGACAAGGGCTACAAAAATCAG TCATTTTACAGGAAGCACTTTGACACAGAAGAGAATCGTGTGAATCAGCTCTTTGCACAAGCCAAAGCCTGCAAGGTGCTGGTGGAGAAGTG cacagtAACTGTTCAAGACATCCAAAACCACCTGTCCCAAGGTCATGTAGCCATCGTCCTCGTGAATGCAGTCCTGCTATTGTGTGATCTTTGCTCAAGTCCTGTCAAATactgctgcttcctccccaTTGGGCAGAAGTGCTTCTGCAGGAATCCTGACTACCAGGGCCATTTCATTGTGTTATGTGGCTACAACAAAGCCTCAGGGAGTATTTACTACAACAACCCTGCCTATGCTGACC GAACATGTTGCACCAGCATCAGTAACTTTGAGGAAGCCAGGACAAGTTACGgcactgatgaagatattcTGTTCATCTACACAGACAGCTGA
- the SNRPD3 gene encoding small nuclear ribonucleoprotein Sm D3 — protein MSIGVPIKVLHEAEGHIVTCETNTGEVYRGKLIEAEDNMNCQMSNITVTYRDGRVAQLEQVYIRGSKIRFLILPDMLKNAPMLKSMKNKNQGSGAGRGKAAILKAQVAARGRGRGMGRGNIFQKRR, from the exons ATGTCGATTGGAGTGCCAATTAAAGTCCTGCACGAGGCTGAAGGCCATATCGTGACATGTGAGACCAATACAGGAGAAGTTTACCGAGGCAAACTTATTGAAGCTGAAGACAACATGAATTGTCAG ATGTCCAACATAACAGTGACATACAGAGATGGACGAGTGGCACAGCTTGAACAGGTGTACATCAGAGGTAGCAAGATACGGTTTCTCATTTTACCAGACATGTTGAAGAACGCGCCTATGCTAAAGAGCATGAAGAATAAAAACCAGGGTTCTGGAGCTGGGCGAGGAAAAGCAGCTATTCTCAAAGCTCAAG tggCTGCAAGAGGAAGAGGCCGTGGTATGGGCCGTGGCAACATCTTCCAGAAGCGAAGATAA